The following coding sequences lie in one Physeter macrocephalus isolate SW-GA unplaced genomic scaffold, ASM283717v5 random_544, whole genome shotgun sequence genomic window:
- the LOC114485159 gene encoding zinc finger and SCAN domain-containing protein 31-like yields the protein MAADPAPIGQEELVIIKMEEDETALWDPEPFFKPQPQTLLPGLGRDPRQCFRSFRYEEASGPREALARLRELCRQWLRPEVHSKEQMLELLVLEQFLGVLPPDTRVWVESQCPESGEEAVALVEDLAQMLQET from the coding sequence ATGGCAGCCGACCCAGCACCCATCGGTCAGGAAGAGCTCGTGATCatcaagatggaggaggatgaGACCGCCCTGTGGGATCCTGAACCGTTCTTCAAGCCTCAGCCCCAAACCCTGTTGCCTGGGCTTGGTAGGGACCCCCGGCAGTGCTTCCGGAGCTTCCGCTATGAGGAGGCATCAGGGCCCCGCGAGGCGCTGGCCCGGCTCCGGGAGCTGTGCCGCCAGTGGCTGCGGCCCGAGGTGCACTCCAAGGAGCAGATGCTGGAGCTGCTGGTGCTGGAGCAGTTCCTGGGCGTGCTGCCACCTGACACCCGGGTCTGGGTGGAGTCCCAGTGCCCCGAGAGTGGCGAGGAGGCTGTGGCACTCGTGGAGGACCTCGCTCAGATGTTGCAGGAGACTG